The following DNA comes from Spirulina major PCC 6313.
TAACCGAGTTCGCGATCGCTCAAATCCGGATAGATCACCAACGCCACCAACGCCACCAAAATCCACGGCCAGGTCCGCACCACATAATGGAGGATATTAAATAACCACGCCGACTTTTCCGCCTCGGCTTCGTCCTTGGCCGCCGCGAGTCGTTGAATAAATTCGCCACCCCCATCACTGCGCCGGAACGACCACCACTGCACAAACACATAGGCGGAAAAGGTGGTGAGACTAATCCCGGCGGTGTCGCTCCAACCCCAGTTTTCTGTTAAGGGAATGAAGGAAAGAGCATCAAAATCGGTGCTGGCCTGAACCATGGGAATTAATTCGTGAATGCCGCCCACATGGTTGACGGCGATCACCGCCACCATGATCGCCCCCAATAGACCGAGGAAAAACTGAAAAAAGTCCGTGGCCACCACACCCCACAGCCCTGAAAACCCGGAATAGACCAACACAAAAATGCTCACCCCGACCACACTCCAGAGCTTCACATTTTGCCCCGGTTCAATGCCGACGCTCTGCCACAGTTCGAGGGCATCGACGACCTTGACCATCGCCAGCATCGCGTAGCCGATGCCGATACAGTTAATCGGCAGGGCAAAGAGAAAGGCTTTCGTTCCGCGCAGGAAGGCGGCGGGCTTGCCGCCGTAGCGCATTTCTGTTAGTTGGGCATCGGTGACAATTTCCGACCGTCGCCACAGCCGCGCAAACACATAGATGAGGATGACATGGGCGATCGCAAAACTCCACCATTCCCAATTGCCCACGATTCCCCGTGTTCCCACCACACCGGCAATATACAGGGGCGTATCAATGGAAAAGGTCGTCGCCGCCATACTCGTCCCGGCGAGCCACCAGGGGAGCGATCGCCCCGACACGAAAAAGTCCACCAAACTTTTCGACCCCTTCTGAGTCAAAAACAAGCCCAACCCCATCGCCAAGACGAGATAGAGCAGCACAATTAACCAATCCAACAGTTGCATAATCCTCTGGGTTTCCCGTTCTCGTTGCTCAGTCTATGGGCAAGTCTACCGATTAATCGACCCTCTGCAAGATGAACTACACAATAGGATCAACAGACGGTGGATGCCAACCCGCTTTAACCCAGTTACGCCGAACAACCACAGCTAACGGATTATTCAACTGCAATGCGATCGCCGTGGCTCGTCCCACAGCCGTTAAACCCACGATATGCGTTCCCTCTTGATTCCAGGCAAAATGCTCTGACCACGTTTGGTGACGAGGATGAAATATCTTCATGGTTTCACCGGTTTCCGGATCAACAGCATCGGTTTTTGTCCATTTGTATTGATTACAAAGTTCACACGCCAGGCAAAGATTATCGAGATCATCACTACCCCCTTTGGCCACCGGTTGAACATGGTCAATCTGCAAACGCCCCATAATGTAGTCTTGATGGCTGAGGCAATATTCACAATAATTCTTTGCCCGGGCTCGAACCTGTTGGCGAATCGTGTCGGAAAGAGGCATCAGTGAATCGCTAAGCCCCGTTGATGAGCTTCGGCGAGCGCCTCTGATTTACGCAATAGTCCGAGGCGATAAATTTGCATGAGGGTAAACAGTTCGTACCGTTCTGCGGGTGGGAGACCCTGGGCTTTGCCGTGGGCTTGTAACTCACCCAGGCGATGATTTTGGGCAGCATTCATCTTGAGCGCGGCAAGTTCCATCACCTCGGCATCGGTGAGTTGCGCGACTGGGGTGTAGAAGTGGATGGGCAAAGCGTCGTCAAGCTCGGAGGGGTCTGGGTTGAGGGCTTGGTGTAACAGTTGCCCGATCAGATAGTTAAGGTCTTGTCCTTGCTGCTCAGCTTGCGATCGCAATTGAGCTTCCATTTCAGGATTGAGCGTAATCGTGAACGTCATGGGAGGCAGGATATAGAGAGATGTGCCTTTCATTGTAAAGCGCGGAGATTTGTCCCAAGCTGCGATCGCGCCAGGATCCGCCTAGGGGAGACTTGATCAAATTTCAGGGCTAGTCCCCCTAAAATTCTGGCTTGTGCGTGGCAACGTAAGATCGGTGCAGAGTGAAAACTCTTTTCTACTAACTCATGCCGAGTACGACAAAGGGAGATGGAAAAATGATCCCTACTTTTGATCAACAGCGCTATGGTCAACTGTTGGCAGATGCCCTGCCAGCGGTGATCACGACAGAGAATGAATACGATCGCCTCCTAGCGATCGCTGAAAAGCTCACCTTTTCAGAAACGCTAGAACCCGAAGCAGAAATGCTGTTAGATCTGTTGGTTCACCTCATCGAGCAGTATGAAAAAAACACTACTCGATCCCAGAGGTTGAGCCTCATGTGATGTTACAGCACTTGATTGAATCGAAAGAGATTCGGCAAGCGGATTTAGTGGGGATTATTGGTTCTAGTGGTGTGGTTTCCGAGGTGGTGAATGGGAAGCGGGCGATTAGTAAAGCTCAAGCTAAAGCCCTCGGTGATTATTTCCAAATCTCTCCGAGTGTATTTATTTAGACATGAATCAACGGTGAGATTGATCACGATTTTCGGCAAGGAATCAGTGTGATCGCGATTTTTCTAGGGTGAAGTGGCGCGATCGCACCCTGAACCATGGATGAATTGAGCCGAGAAGGAGGCAGAGCGATCGCCCATGCACCGCCTAGGGGTACGGGGCTTGATAGAATCATTGGGTGCTTTAACAGTGCCTCTTTTATTCCTCTAGCCTGACCCCATTACCCTATGAATGCCTTCCAAATTTCCCCTCCCGAAATCCCGGCTTGCGCGTGGCAGCGTGCGATTGGGGCAGAGTGGGAGAAGCCCTATACGGTGCGCTACGCGAGTAATTTAGATGATGGCCCGTGGCATGGGATGCCCTTGGGGGGTTTGGGGGCGGGGTGTATTGGGCGATCGCCCCGTGGGGATTTCAATCTCTGGCATTTGGACGGCGGCGAGCATGTGTTTCAAAACATCCCCGCTTGTCAGTTCAGCATTTTTGAACAGGTGGGCAACGAAGCCCCCCAAGCCTACGCCCTCAGTACCGAACTGCCGGACGATGGCACGCTCTCGGCTTGGCAATGGTATCCAAAAAATAAAGGCACCTATCACGCCCTCTATCCCCGCAGTTGGTATCAGTATGACGGCGTGTTTCAGAGTGAGATTACCTGTGAGCAGTTTTCGCCGGTGTGGGCGGGGTGCTATCAGGAGTCGAGCTATCCGGTGGGGGTGTTTGAATGGACGG
Coding sequences within:
- a CDS encoding sodium:solute symporter family protein encodes the protein MQLLDWLIVLLYLVLAMGLGLFLTQKGSKSLVDFFVSGRSLPWWLAGTSMAATTFSIDTPLYIAGVVGTRGIVGNWEWWSFAIAHVILIYVFARLWRRSEIVTDAQLTEMRYGGKPAAFLRGTKAFLFALPINCIGIGYAMLAMVKVVDALELWQSVGIEPGQNVKLWSVVGVSIFVLVYSGFSGLWGVVATDFFQFFLGLLGAIMVAVIAVNHVGGIHELIPMVQASTDFDALSFIPLTENWGWSDTAGISLTTFSAYVFVQWWSFRRSDGGGEFIQRLAAAKDEAEAEKSAWLFNILHYVVRTWPWILVALVALVIYPDLSDRELGYPKLMLDFLPTGLLGLAVASLVAAFMSTVSTSINWGASYLTNDLYLRFFRPEAPQTELVLVGRLASILVTVLGGVAAFFTEDVSTVFRLVIAIGTGPGLVLMLRWFWWRINAAAEWAAMVCGFVIGLITSLNPEALSAIPDFGTRLLVISGITAVVWITVMLVTPPESDETLDAFYCKVRPAGIGWRRQRERTGIAPIQNLKLDSLRVIAATFVLFGAMFSVGGFLLLRSLTGWIWLILGILAWFWLRKLDQQVIPPMPRPGLDDRGTL
- a CDS encoding HNH endonuclease, with protein sequence MPLSDTIRQQVRARAKNYCEYCLSHQDYIMGRLQIDHVQPVAKGGSDDLDNLCLACELCNQYKWTKTDAVDPETGETMKIFHPRHQTWSEHFAWNQEGTHIVGLTAVGRATAIALQLNNPLAVVVRRNWVKAGWHPPSVDPIV
- a CDS encoding helix-turn-helix domain-containing protein; translated protein: MLQHLIESKEIRQADLVGIIGSSGVVSEVVNGKRAISKAQAKALGDYFQISPSVFI